The following DNA comes from Chelmon rostratus isolate fCheRos1 chromosome 3, fCheRos1.pri, whole genome shotgun sequence.
TCAAATACTTCTTTGCGATTTATCAAGTTGGCACAGTGGCACCACAGTGGAACCAGAGGAATCCAGAAAATTAACAGTAAAAACCTGGGAGATGGGAGGAGAACGCAAAACGAGTGGCTGATAAAACACAGTGGCTCTACAGTGTGTCGGGAAGGAAGCTGAGAGTTTTCAGGTCTTTTCCTAAGAGTCGTTTTTTGATTTTGAACAGTGCAGATATGTTTCCCCTGTGGAAATTGAAGACATTCATTTGAAGATTAGAATTTTTAGTTCgatttcaaaatcaaaaacgTACCGTTGTAAGTGAGAAGGTAGGTAACTAACTTGGGATTCTGGTTTCTGAAAAGTCTGAAAGATTTCAAAACCATgttgtacaaacaaaacagtcacCTCTGTTGCAAATATAGAACTTCTCTCTCGCATCTGTACAGCGTTCCCTCTTTGGGAGGATGAGGAGCGGGTGTAGCAGGGCTTCACCAAGAGAAAAGACGCGCTTGTTTTTTGGCTCGGCACAGAGCACATTCCTCTTGGTAGAAAAGAAGAAGTCAAACGTCTCGTCCGTCTCACTGTTCGTCTCCGTTGGTGTGCGCTTCTCAGCCGAGAGGTTCGaaacagtcaaaacacagtCACACGACAGAGCCATGCCATATTCAAATAATAGAGTATTAATGATGAGGAGCATAGGAATAATAAGAAGACCAGTAATGTAATAagaataattaatattaataacataTCATTCTAGgttttttaaattctgtatATAAAAACAGTGGTGAGGAGAAGTTGGTACACAGTAGGGCTCTACTATCCCCTTGGTTGATTTGGCACATTAAACTCACTCTGTGAGAGCTACCTACTCATTCTCAGCACAGTTGAATATTACTGTTGCCTGGCGACCCATCCagaatttgtcattttgatgttttaaatcTTCCGTCTCAAAGCGTCCTTTTTTTCTCAGCAGTGTCGCAGGGCGCGATGCGAAAACAACCACCCAGCAGAGCAAACCCTTCATCAGTCCGCCGCCGCCGCGAGTACCGGCGAGGTTAATCTGCCGGGCTTGGTGAGCAGATTAAAAGCGTAGCCAGGCTGATCAGGATGGGTTTCCCGGCAACATTTAAGGTTTCTGTTTCTtaatgttgattatttttttctccattcaaAACTTAGTACAAATAGCTACATAAGTCTGAGCTATAattttcattacattacaaaaaGTAACTCAGTCTCTCTATAAGTTatgatttttgttgttcaaTATAATATATTAGTTTGGTCCTCCTTCATGTTCTCAGAAGCAAAGGCTTGGtttgtgtaaagtgtgtgtgtggatgtatgtgtgcctgtaatttgtgtgtgtttgtgtgtatttacaggTCATTTTTGTATTGGTCTGTGTATCTGTATCAATGTGTTATGAGCGTAGTGTCGTTAATTTCCGTCTTCAAAGTGTTTGGGCTCTCCAGATGTGGGATCAGGTCTTCTGCTGGGCAGAGACGCCCTTCCAGTAGTCCAGTATGTCATGAAGATCCTCGTCCTTGGCAAACTGAACCTTCCGCCTCAGCGCGTGTCCGGCTGCCACGTATCCTTCGTCTTCCATGGACGCCTGCCGGTGCCTCTTGCGGTGCAGTTTGAACCTCTCCCACAGCCCCAGGGTCGGGGTGCAGAGGagcccttcctcctcctcgtcatcctCTGGGCTGGAGCAGTAGCTCAGGTTGTGGTACTGGGGCGAGAGCGGGTAGTGTGGCGAGAGCTGGGAGTAGGCCAGCTCGCGCTGCTTGGCCTGCCTGCTGAGGGTGAGAGGGTCTAACACAGAGGGCTTACGGCCCCCTGGGTGGTGGTGGAGCTCCTGCAGGATCTGGGGGTggtgctgcagctcctggagGTGCTGCTGGGAGCCGGGGTAGGAGTGGCGGTGTTCATTGTATTGGCGGATTCTCTGGGCTTCAGCTCGTAGGATAGCCGCTGCTGGGTTGACTGTACGGATGGCCTCTCCCCCTCcgcctcccctctctcccctctctccgGGTGAGGTCCTCTCGATGTAGCGGGTCTCTGACGAGTGGTAGCCTCCCTCCGAGCGGAATGAGCGAGGGCTGCGGGCAGagcctggagaggaggaggtgctgggCCTTTTGGAGGTTGGAGGAGCCTCCATGCTGTGGTGTCGCTGCAGCGAATGATGGTAgcttctccccctctcttctctccctcctcttcctcccttaTACACTGGGGAGAGGAACtcgcctcctctttctcctctctctacCTGCTCAGAGAGAAGCACCAGCTGTGGCTCTGCGGTGGAAACAGCCCCTCCGCCCGCAGACGAGGGGGATTTGATCCCCTGCTGAAAGGAGGTAGACTCAGATTTGAGAGCATCTATACAGTTGTTGATGATCTGGTTGACTTTATCAACTTCTTTAGCGATCGTTGAGATCTCCGCTACTGAGCCCTGGGGATTCGCTTGTGGCGACAtttctctttctcgctctcgTTCTCTCTCCCTTTCGATGCCGGACCCTCTCACTTCCATGTAGTTCAGTTTAGCAGGCTTGTGCGGTGGTGTTTCTATCACCTCCTGCAGCTTGTACGGATCTATCTCGCCACCCTGAGGAAGGTACGGCATCCTGGACAGACTGTCCCCAGTGGCAAGCTTCTGGGAAACGGATCCTCCGCTGCCTCCCTCTATATCCCCTTCTCCACCATACTTGAGCTCTATGAGAGTCCTCTGGATCCTGCTcatcttcctttccttctcctccatgatcctcctcttcctcaggcaGTGGACAACCAGGCCAAGGAAGAGCAGCATGCCAAACAAACAGCCTAAAATGGTCATAATGTAGTGGGTTGCTGACGACTGATTGGCTGTCCTCTCGTCCTCAACCCGGCGGCCAGTGGAGATCATCAGACAGGTGTGGTTGTAGCGCAGGGAGTTTCGTATAGAAGCCACGCAGTACGTGTAGTCCGTGTTAGGTTTTAAGTTCTTTAGCTCAATatcctctctttgatttttcagaTTCTGGATATCTGTGAAGAAGCTGTTGTTGTAAAGCACCAGGATATACATTTTCCTGTACGGATGAGGGATCTGAACCGTTATCACAGCGCTTGAATGAAGCACCTGCTTTAGCGTCATGATCGGATTGGTGTTAGAGAAAATCGGGCTTAAGCTGATTACCTCATCAGGAGGGGTCCCAGAAGCGCAATCGTCCAATCCGCAGGGAGAGGCAAAATCTGGGGACGGGGTGGTGGAATCGGCCACGTCGATGAAATTGAAGGGTGTCACGCTGCTGCCGTCGTCCGTGCATACGAGACTGAGCACGTGCAGAGCGTTGCGTTGGGTAGGCATGCGGGGGTTCTGGCTCAGGAGGTTGTAGCCGAAGAAACCTTGAGGGGAGTCGCACACCATCCTCTCACTGGTCCTGTTGGGGAAGGCTGAGAGCCATCGCAGGAAACCCAGCAGCTCGCATGAGCAGTTGAAGGGGTTGGTGTAAAGTTCACAGGTGGTCAGCTTAGAGAGACCAGAGAACAAACTGCCATCCAGCACCTGGATCCTGAAAGGGGACAAAGAGGAACATTAAATTTCACCTccagattcacacacactcacatggaAGAATACAGTATCATCAACCTGTCATATTAAAAATGCTCAGATTTAGCACTGCACATCTTTctcctacattacccacaatgcaactcatCTCAAGCAGTACAGTCAGAGATTTGGGTGTATTATGTCCGTACTGGCTAATGTGGCCTCGAGCTGAACGAAGGTCAGGTTAGCTCATTTCCTTCTAACATCACACCCccagatttttcattttcaaacttaaTCTTCAGCAGCCTCAAGTGACATCATTTGAGGCAGTTTATCAGACTTTGCACGGCTGCCTCTGGAGCCACTAAAGTTTTTAGATTTTCTGAACTTTTTCCACATATGCAGactctgatgtgtaaaattggtgaaTTATATCTTTAAAAGCACTTGTTACTGAGTCTTCCTATACTTCAGTTTATGGTCTTATACATCCCCCAAAATACCTTTCAACAAGCCCCAAAGAGCAGTTGAGCTCATTCCATTCAACTGCTGCTTTTCCATTTAAGTCAAGAGATCAATACCAGTTATAGTACCGATAGCAAGAGCAAGACAGTTATCCCCACTGGGAAAAGGTAGGAATCTCAACTTCTATTGAAAAGATGGCTTGTTGCAGCATTGCATCATGGTTTACAGGGGATACTGTCAGTGAGAAAATTActatcagctgctgctttctttttcctgGTATGTCTGCCCAACATCAGTGCAAATTAGTGAATTTAGAAAGCAGCCATTGGGGTGATGACACAGCACCTGACATTTAATGGTGATGTTTCAGTTGTCTTTAGAAAACTTACTACATTCTCTGATCTAGCTCCAGTGCAGCTGTgctagaaatgtaaaaacttgttttcttcctttgccCAGTTAGCGTCTTACACCaatgaacaacaaaacatgaaccCAGACAGTCAAATTGTGAGcagcctttttcagtttttgcctTGAATTCCTTGTCTTTCACATCAGGTCgctaaacaacaaaacagtgacaCGTCTGCAATGATTAAGAGACTTCAATGACGGATCTATTATTAACCCTTTTCTctaatcgattaatcagctaattgtttcagccCGACCATGgcttgctttttctctctcattagacacacatacacagacccAGGTCGATACCTGTTCATGGAGAGGTCTATATTCTCTATGTTGGGGCATTCCCAGAAGGTGTTGGGTGTAACAGTCTCGATGAGGTTGGCTTGCAAGTAGAGATACTGCAGCTTGCCCAGGCCCCGCAGCATCCCCTCTGTCAGGTTCCTCAACTTGTTAAAGCCCATCTGGAGAACCTGGGGAGACAAAGGCAAGTGGGATTATTCTAATCTCTGCAGAGCCGACCAGCGCCAGGCATCACTCACTGCAAGCTGGGAACATACAGAACAAACAGACGACTGTTCTGTACAATTCATGTTTCACATGGTGATCTAagcctctgtgctgtgctgaatTTACTGAGATCTTCTTCACATTTTACCTCCTGGATCGGCTCCAGCGGCTCGGTGGATGTGCGAGCATGCCAGCTCATTACGGTCGCGTTCAGCTCAGTTTGGCGAAAGCGCTTTTGCCTCAATGTCTCTGGAAGCCATAATGAGCgggtgttgtctttgttgtgggtgtgtttctttctgtgtgtgtaacGCTGGAAGAACATCCAAGTGAAGTATCTGtatcacagtgtaaaaatactctctTTGATTACAGTTAGAAGTCCTTCATTCAGAAGTttccttcagtaaaagtattGGAGTCTTATTggcaaaatgtaattaattaatagTAATTGTACTCATTGTCAAAATTTTAAAGGTGATTCAGTACAATTCTTTTTTTGATACCTTACCTTGAGAAATAGaagtcttattttttttataaaaaccCTTTTTTATTTACCAAATGAAGCCAAGGTTCTCAAATATTGAATGCTgtctaaaaacaaacagccataCAAGAACTTTGCTTGAATAAAACTCAAAGAAATTGCAATTCAATCTGATTCCAGTTTACTTGGCAGAATTCAACACTTGGTGCTACTGACTGACACATTTAAGTCAATACTAAAAAGGTGTTAAGCTTTGATGTCCAGCATTATATATGATTACATAATTGATTTGcactgcatttttaattgtcGCTGGTTAgagcacattttaatttaacatgCTGTCGGGTGGTTTAATCTGTAAGAAAATCTTATAAAGTAActaataaatctaaataaatgtattggagtgaaaagtgaaatatttcccCCTGAAATGTAGTGTAGTGTAAAGCACTTAAAAGGTAAATGTACCTCCTcattgtatgtatgtgcattaaAAAGTGCATCCATCAATGTGCATATGTGCTGGGCGTACATTGTGCCGCAGCTCACCTGCAGGTTGAATTGTGCTGAGAACGCTCCGTCTTCCACATAGCTGATATCGTTCTTGGTGAGGTTCAGATAGGTGAGGTTGCCAAAGCGGCTGAGTGAAGAATAATGCACCGACCGAATCTTGTTCTCGTTCAGCCTCAGATCCACAATGGTGCTGTTGAGAGAAGTGTGAGGGCTGTAGATGTTTGGCAAAGAGGCCAAATAATGTCAACAAAACTCTGTTTCACCGGAAGTTTTCTTACCTGTTAATGTGGGAGGGGATGGCCTCATAAGGCGGCTGGTTCATGCTGCAGATAGCCAGCCACACAAAGCCTTTCTCCCCTTCGATAAGCCAGCAGTCAGCTGTTACCATTGGCAACCGCATTATTGACAGCAGGGCAAGCCAACAGAGGAAGGAGCTGGCTGTGGACAGGACCACTGATGAAAAGCCTCCAGTCACGTTATGTCTCTGCCgtccctgtcctgtcctctggGCCATTTGGGATGTCGTCACAATATCCATTTGAGAAAGCCGACCAGAGATGCTTGCCATCTAACATTTATTCATGCAGGCTAGCGCCATTTGAAAGGGAGTGAGGGCTGGTGTATATAGTAATAAATCAGTGTACGGTGACTCTGTGCTGCCTTCTACGTCAGATTTGTGTCTGTACTGGTTGAGGTATAGTCACAGCATGGTAAAATGGTCCTGCCTCTGTATGAGCCGAACTCGTGGTAGGAATTAAGACTTTATCAAAGTAGAAATGAGTGCAGGAATGGGATGTATCACTTCATTGGCAGTATGTGTGTCTAGGTAAACTGTATCAATTGTTCAATTAGGGGGTCACATTTGATTTGTTATGTATAAATTGGCAAGTGGAAGTCGTCCTGGTGCCAGATTGGCTGGTGCTCATGTCTTCTGTGGCCATCTGCATCTCTGATTGGACAAGcacctcttttctttcttcctcattgCTCACTGCTCTGTACTTGGTGTGAGAACTCGTCCctggaggggaagaaagagagaggagtgttAATGAAACGCAGTGGTTTATTTTGTGAGATACCAACAAACACAACCCTGTTACCAGCATGATGAGATAGAGGTGGTTGTTTCCTCTTATATAACAGTCTGGCATGCGCacacccacaacacacacattttttgcatgcacacacacatttcctatACTTGTAAGACATTTCTTGACAAGTCCAATTAGCGCATAGTGGCGAACATACACAACAAGCACCTGCAAGtcttaaaaatacacacagttcGTCGCtccttcatgcacacacacacacacacatattttctgCCCTGCCATTAGCCCCGGGTGCCTTGATAGGCCTGGGCTAAGGCTGCCCATTACTCTGATACTGTatctaattaattaatctgctCTAAATAAAACACTTCCTGGGAAAACAGCTGATGTCTGATGGAacaggagaggtggaggaagacaGGGAGCAGAAAGATGCTCGCAAAGAGCGGTGGAGtggtggggaggaggaggagggaaaagtgGGTGCAAGAGAGTGGTGACGAGTCATGTttggggggaggagagagagatgaagtaAAGAGTGAAGtagagggagggatgaggcgctaaggcagagaaagaggcagtgattctgtgagaaaaagaggaggcTGGGAAGAGAGAGGCTCGAAGAGTGGCTCTCTGTCTGGGGAATTTGCTAGAATAGTGGCTCCCTCTTCTCTTTAAGAGCCTTTTTCTCAGCTATAAGAGcaacaaacaggatgtgacatcatGGAGGTGAAGGGGAAGGAGCAAAAGGTCCGGCCTTCCTCACAAGCATGCTTTGGCTGCCGTTCCCTCCTTATTGATTACAGATGAAAGCGAGGCAGGGAGGTGCTGATGCGTCACCTCTAATCTGAGAAGGACGATAAAGAGAGCAGTGCTTTTTGTGAATGGGACAAGGCTTCTCTCAACTCCGTGTGTCCTTGCGGCAAGCAGAAGCCCTGACGTCACACCCTGTGTCAGCTGCTGTTCCACTAGCTTCTGTTACTCTGCGTTATCTCTAACGGAGGGTCTCTTTGATCTTTCTTTCAAAAGACTGGAACGTGTTCCTGCTTTTGCACAAGATAAACAAGCATCTACTACAGCCTTTGATAGATTTTGAATCCTTCATGGTTTAAGAAAGTTAAACAATGAATTTGTTAGCAAGTTGTTAAGTGGGGCTGTAATTAAAAAAGCCTACAGCTCCCGTGATGATTTGCTGGCACAGCAGCACGTACACTTTACATCATCACAACTGTTATCCATGATGTTAACCAACGCTGTCTTCTAATATCATGTTTGCAGCCACTCAGCTGTAATCTCTGTTGTCTGAACAAGACAAATATTCTGCAGCCACGCTAGGGGCTCAATGTGACAACGCTAACAGGCTCATGTTTTGCATGTATAATGATTGGCGTattagtttagcgtgttagcatgctctcttttgctaattagcactaaacacaaagtacgagtgaggctgatgggaatgttagtTATGCAGGTATTCGGTCATAAACTGAAAGtatttgacaaatgaaaatttgggcctgatgatggcgctagataaaaagtcaggggatcactgGAGCTTTTACAATTCGTCCTGAGAGGAGCATAAATTCACAAAAttcattttgcacaaaaaacacaaatgtcgAGCTTGTGATGGCCCAGAAGGAAAAGTCAGGACGTCACCAACGATGCCGGCAAAATAAacgtctgtacaaaatttcatggtgATCCATCTTACAgtatttcagatatttcagtctgggccAAAGTTGTGGACCGACCGACTGACCTTGACGTCCGTCGAGCTGCACCACTAACATCGAGCAGGGCTGGG
Coding sequences within:
- the LOC121604256 gene encoding protein ELFN1-like encodes the protein MAQRTGQGRQRHNVTGGFSSVVLSTASSFLCWLALLSIMRLPMVTADCWLIEGEKGFVWLAICSMNQPPYEAIPSHINSTIVDLRLNENKIRSVHYSSLSRFGNLTYLNLTKNDISYVEDGAFSAQFNLQVLQMGFNKLRNLTEGMLRGLGKLQYLYLQANLIETVTPNTFWECPNIENIDLSMNRIQVLDGSLFSGLSKLTTCELYTNPFNCSCELLGFLRWLSAFPNRTSERMVCDSPQGFFGYNLLSQNPRMPTQRNALHVLSLVCTDDGSSVTPFNFIDVADSTTPSPDFASPCGLDDCASGTPPDEVISLSPIFSNTNPIMTLKQVLHSSAVITVQIPHPYRKMYILVLYNNSFFTDIQNLKNQREDIELKNLKPNTDYTYCVASIRNSLRYNHTCLMISTGRRVEDERTANQSSATHYIMTILGCLFGMLLFLGLVVHCLRKRRIMEEKERKMSRIQRTLIELKYGGEGDIEGGSGGSVSQKLATGDSLSRMPYLPQGGEIDPYKLQEVIETPPHKPAKLNYMEVRGSGIEREREREREREMSPQANPQGSVAEISTIAKEVDKVNQIINNCIDALKSESTSFQQGIKSPSSAGGGAVSTAEPQLVLLSEQVERGERGGEFLSPVYKGGRGGREERGRSYHHSLQRHHSMEAPPTSKRPSTSSSPGSARSPRSFRSEGGYHSSETRYIERTSPGERGERGGGGGEAIRTVNPAAAILRAEAQRIRQYNEHRHSYPGSQQHLQELQHHPQILQELHHHPGGRKPSVLDPLTLSRQAKQRELAYSQLSPHYPLSPQYHNLSYCSSPEDDEEEEGLLCTPTLGLWERFKLHRKRHRQASMEDEGYVAAGHALRRKVQFAKDEDLHDILDYWKGVSAQQKT